The following proteins are encoded in a genomic region of Sparus aurata chromosome 11, fSpaAur1.1, whole genome shotgun sequence:
- the cimap1d gene encoding outer dense fiber protein 3-like protein 2b, whose protein sequence is MRRFSDAHLMTERPSIPEASIASMKSQMEKKYPVIAGREKGPGPGRYGLPPTIGFVGHDFTKLTSPAYSFHGRMSDNMYCVDSSPGPKYHIDAKVTRFGRDGTPAYSMLGRMKAEKELFQTPGPGAYSPEKAPPCNLQRRPPSYTMSSRTHYRGIDAVPAPNKYCLPPLMGPQVPNKPASASYTMSGSYSTGGPSVDLAKTPGPCRYNSTDPSVYLPRQPAFSMLGRHDLPRDATKKPGPGTYNPERVIAHKARAPAYSLGVRHSEFVTPLVVNVSD, encoded by the exons ATGAGACGCTTCTCTGATGCTCATCTGATGACTGAACGTCCAA GTATACCTGAAGCGTCCATCGCTTCTATGAAGAGTCAAATGGAGAAGAAATACCCAGTAATcgcagggagagaaaaag GGCCAGGACCTGGGCGCTATGGGCTTCCTCCCACCATAGGATTTGTGGGCCATGATTTCACCAAGCTGACAAGTCCCGCTTATTCTTTCCATGGCAGGATGAGTGACAACA TGTATTGTGTTGACTCAAGTCCAGGCCCTAAGTATCACATTGATGCAAAGGTCACTCGTTTCGGAAGGGATGGCACCCCCGCATATTCAATGTTGGGCCGCATGAAAGCAGAGA AGGAGCTATTCCAGACACCAGGACCGGGTGCATACAGCCCTGAGAAAGCCCCACCATGCAACCTCCAGCGCAGACCACCGTCCTACACAATGAGCTCTCGTACCCACTACAGAGGCATCGACGCAGTACCTGCTCCTAACAAGTAttgtctccctcctctcatgGGCCCTCAAGTCCCAAACAAGCCGGCCAGCGCCAGCTACACAATGTCAGGCAGTTACAGCACAGGGGGACCATCTGTGGATTTAGCCAAGACGCCAGGGCCATGCAGATACAACAGTACAGACCCGAGTGTGTATCTACCCCGACAGCCAGCCTTTTCCATGTTGGGACGCCACGACTTACCCAGAGATGCCACCAAGAAACCTGGCCCTGGAACGTATAACCCAGAAAGAGTGATAGCTCACAAGGCTCGGGCACCAGCCTACTCCCTGGGCGTCAGACACTCAGAGTTTGTTACTCCACTGGTTGTTAATGTTTCTGACTGA
- the cks2 gene encoding cyclin-dependent kinases regulatory subunit 2 has translation MSKKQIYYSDKYNDEEFEYRHVVLPKQLSKLVPSSHLMTEDEWRGIGVQQSQGWIHYMIHKPEPHILLFRRPLPKD, from the exons ATGTCGAAAAAGCAAATTTACTATTCCGACAAGTACAACGATGAGGAGTTCGAGTACAG GCATGTCGTGCTTCCCAAGCAGCTGTCTAAGCTGGTGCCCTCCTCCCACCTGATGACGGAAGACGAGTGGAGAGGAATCGGGGTGCAGCAGAGCCAGGGCTGGATCCACTACATGATCCACAAACCAG AGCCACACATACTGCTTTTCAGAAGACCTCTCCCAAAGGATTAA